A window of Solea senegalensis isolate Sse05_10M linkage group LG20, IFAPA_SoseM_1, whole genome shotgun sequence contains these coding sequences:
- the LOC122786545 gene encoding ankyrin repeat and MYND domain-containing protein 2-like isoform X1, translating to MAAPQKGDLSESERKILQLIDAGDVKEVDRLLASNAVRVNCLDEYGMTPLMHAAYKGKEDMCRLLLQHGADVNCNQHEYGYTALMFAGLSGKTTITSMMLEAGAETDVVNSVGRTAAQMAAFVGQHDCVTVINNFFSRSRLEFYTKPQGQEKEPLLPPVLAEPLHKIIMTANLNPVKIVMLVKENPVLVDMAALEKCYQVMNLLCEQCVKQQDMNEVLAMKMHYISCVLQKCLAFLQKRDDKLDALVKSLLRGRESDGFPQYQEKFIRDCIKKFPYCEATLLQQLVRSITPVEIGNDPTAYSVLTQALTGQMAFVDADYCVTCGERGADKRCSLCKAVTYCSLNCQKLHWFTHKKMCRSLREQDADLDKDTPRLKELKDDESDLVMETANFLQELVLRAEEKVAAAAGGCPAELLACPSTSTEGQSFTRD from the exons TACGGCATGACTCCACTGATGCATGCAGCGTACAAGGGCAAAGAGGACATGTGTCgtttgctgctgcagcacgGCGCCGACGTGAACTGTAACCAGCACGAGTATGGATACACTGCTCTCATGTTCGCTGGCCTGTCAg GGAAAACTACCATCACCTCTATGATGCTGGAAGCAGGAGCAGAGACAGACGTGGTGAATTCCGTGGGTCGCACCGCAGCTCAGATGGCAGCGTTTGTGG GCCAGCACGACTGCGTGACAGTGATCAACAACTTCTTCTCTCGGTCTCGACTGGAGTTTTACACCAAGCCACAGGGGCAGGAGAAGGAGCCCCTGCTGCCGCCAGTACTGGCAGAACCACTGCACAAGATCATCATGACCGCCAACCTCAACCCGGTCAAG ATAGTCATGCTGGTGAAGGAGAACCCCGTGCTGGTGGACATGGCCGCTCTGGAGAAGTGCTACCAGGTCATGAACCTGCTGTGTGAGCAGTGCGTGAAGCAGCAGGACATGAACGAGGTGCTGGCCATGAAGATGCACTACATCAGCTGTGTTCTGCAGAAGTGCCTGGCGTTTCTACAGAAACGGGACGACAAGCTTGACGCACTTGTCAAGAG TCTgttgagaggcagagagagcgaCGGCTTCCCACAGTACCAGGAGAAGTTCATTCGGGACTGTATCAAGAAGTTTCCTTACTGCGAGGCCACTCTCCTTCAGCAGCTGGTGAGGAGCATTACACCGGTAGAGATT GGCAACGACCCAACGGCATACTCAGTGCTGACCCAGGCCCTCACAGGTCAGATGGCGTTTGTAGATGCTGACTATTGTGTCACATGTGGTGAGAGGGGAGCGGACAAGAGGTGCTCCCTTTGTAAAGCA GTCACTTACTGCAGCCTGAACTGCCAAAAGCTTCACTGGTTCACCCACAAAAAGATGTGCAGGTCTCTGCGAGAACAGGACGCAGACCTGGACAAGGACACTCCAAGATTGAAAGAACTCAAAG ATGACGAAAGCGACCTGGTGATGGAGACGGCCAACTTTCTGCAGGAGCTGGTCCTGCGGGCGGAGGAGAAGGTGGCCGCGGCTGCTGGAGGTTGTCCTGCAGAGCTGCTCGCCTGTCCCTCCACCTCCACTGAGGGTCAGTCCTTCACCCGAGACTGA